A region of Allocoleopsis franciscana PCC 7113 DNA encodes the following proteins:
- a CDS encoding photosystem II reaction center protein K — translation MEAAMLLAKLPEAYAIFDPIVDILPVIPVFFLLLAFVWQAAVGFR, via the coding sequence ATGGAAGCTGCAATGCTTTTAGCCAAGCTGCCAGAAGCTTACGCCATCTTTGACCCCATTGTAGATATTCTCCCGGTCATCCCTGTCTTCTTCCTGCTGCTGGCCTTTGTCTGGCAAGCGGCTGTGGGTTTCAGATAA
- a CDS encoding glutathione S-transferase family protein: protein MLKLYGGARSRASIVQWYLEELGIPYEFILLDLQAGEHRQPEYLAINPIGKVPAIVDGDFQLWESGAILFYLAQKYGNLPSSLEEQAKINQWIIFGNATLGPGIFVEASREREMSKLMTPLNQILAKQPFLLGDEFSVVDVAVGSILAYIPMMLKLDLSEYPAVVDYIQRISERPAFQKAIGGRK, encoded by the coding sequence ATGCTGAAACTTTATGGCGGTGCTCGGAGTCGGGCATCCATTGTCCAATGGTACCTCGAAGAGCTAGGAATCCCCTACGAATTTATCTTGCTCGATCTACAAGCTGGGGAACATCGGCAACCGGAATATTTAGCGATTAACCCCATCGGGAAAGTGCCAGCGATTGTCGATGGAGACTTTCAGCTTTGGGAATCGGGCGCGATTCTGTTCTATCTGGCTCAAAAGTACGGTAATCTGCCTTCCTCTCTAGAAGAACAAGCCAAAATTAACCAGTGGATTATTTTTGGCAATGCCACCTTGGGTCCAGGAATTTTTGTCGAGGCAAGCCGAGAGCGGGAGATGTCTAAGTTGATGACACCGCTCAATCAAATCTTGGCGAAACAACCATTCTTGCTGGGGGATGAATTTAGCGTAGTCGATGTAGCGGTTGGGTCAATCTTGGCTTATATCCCGATGATGTTGAAGCTCGATTTGAGCGAATATCCAGCCGTTGTGGACTATATTCAACGTATCTCAGAGCGACCTGCCTTTCAAAAGGCGATCGGCGGACGAAAGTAA
- a CDS encoding aromatic ring-hydroxylating dioxygenase subunit alpha: MELATTLKSQTVQNAVREVGINPNYWYPVGWASQLKPGDIMPVVIWQQAIAVYRDETGQIHALEDACPHKGIALHKGKVQGCHLTCAYHGWEFNGNGECVGIPYLPEGQKLPRAQARSYPVQEKYNLIWLFPGDPTLAASQELPHVPEFDHPDYLMIPLAAHMQSHFSICNENAMDVFHGFLHQNLQGWFNPVLKSLRETDASVCAEYDVSYKGRMAKFLGLSDKADQVTTRRISINYNYPHYATSLEGISSVYLMRLPIGLRESRSFAFFFLKVRLPKWLLKRLEPILQKVLRDFVFMKFLSQDIEMMESEQQTYLANPERRYVEINPAIIALERLIIRQYEQFMQKSSQLRNNQQSLVSGTLSSVNLPSPTESTPNNSLVG, encoded by the coding sequence ATGGAACTGGCGACGACCCTAAAAAGCCAGACAGTTCAAAATGCTGTCAGGGAAGTAGGCATTAACCCAAATTACTGGTATCCGGTTGGTTGGGCAAGCCAGCTCAAGCCAGGGGACATCATGCCTGTTGTAATTTGGCAACAAGCGATCGCCGTTTATCGGGATGAAACCGGTCAAATTCATGCCTTAGAGGATGCCTGTCCTCACAAAGGCATTGCCCTACACAAGGGGAAAGTCCAAGGGTGTCATCTAACCTGTGCTTATCATGGTTGGGAGTTTAATGGTAACGGCGAATGTGTGGGCATTCCTTACCTCCCTGAAGGACAAAAACTGCCCCGCGCTCAAGCCCGCAGTTACCCAGTCCAGGAAAAATATAATCTGATTTGGCTTTTCCCTGGCGATCCGACCCTGGCTGCCAGCCAAGAGCTGCCCCATGTGCCAGAGTTTGACCATCCTGACTACCTGATGATACCTTTAGCCGCCCACATGCAATCCCATTTTTCTATTTGTAATGAAAATGCGATGGATGTATTTCATGGGTTTTTGCACCAAAATCTTCAGGGGTGGTTCAATCCGGTACTCAAGAGTTTGCGCGAAACAGACGCTTCGGTATGTGCGGAATATGACGTATCCTATAAAGGCCGGATGGCGAAGTTTTTGGGGTTGAGCGACAAGGCCGACCAGGTTACGACCCGTAGAATCTCCATCAACTACAACTATCCCCATTACGCCACAAGTCTGGAGGGGATTTCCTCGGTTTACCTGATGCGACTCCCCATCGGGTTGAGGGAAAGTCGCTCCTTTGCCTTTTTCTTCTTAAAAGTTCGCTTACCCAAATGGCTCTTAAAGCGCCTCGAACCAATTCTGCAAAAAGTCCTGAGAGATTTCGTATTTATGAAGTTTCTCTCCCAAGATATCGAAATGATGGAGAGCGAACAGCAAACCTATTTGGCCAATCCAGAGCGGCGCTATGTCGAAATTAACCCGGCTATTATAGCTCTTGAGCGGCTGATTATCCGGCAATATGAACAATTTATGCAAAAATCGAGTCAGCTACGAAACAATCAGCAATCTTTGGTGTCTGGGACGTTATCGTCCGTTAATCTTCCCAGCCCGACTGAGTCAACCCCAAACAATTCACTTGTAGGATGA
- a CDS encoding aminotransferase class I/II-fold pyridoxal phosphate-dependent enzyme, with translation MQVVKEYVQRWYESDLDPDEYICHHKRGNLVEIEEATTGKRRTVLTFCTNDVLGLVQEDAVKQAAIDAILQYGTSNSSCSVLSGRIDLHRQLEQEISEFKHLPHTQLFINAWMAMQALMDAFCHLAIPVPGFQNTRETLILTDVLNHGCIVSAVANAGTRSGKLFGHSPRVRVRAYRHCDVEDLARKLRRYARPDERIMVISDAVFSMDGDIAPLPDMLDVMQHYDGSVLVMDEAHASGAIGATGRGIYEHFGILPQNAIERGIVPLIMSTFSKFAASAGAAISSHVAELIPLLNVSPTSIGTISLSPPLAAAALESIRQVRQHPERVKNLQENTHYLRSSLIEQGFTAIGETNVVPVLLPPELNPKVFGRLMLEKHGIWVSPIWFIAKPRLRITVNALHTQEEMDRLVAAMVATRDLLYQPMISA, from the coding sequence GTGCAAGTTGTCAAAGAATACGTTCAGCGTTGGTACGAGAGTGATTTAGATCCGGATGAATATATCTGTCATCATAAGCGGGGGAATTTAGTCGAAATTGAAGAGGCAACCACAGGGAAACGTCGAACAGTATTGACTTTCTGCACCAATGATGTATTAGGCTTGGTTCAGGAAGACGCGGTGAAGCAAGCCGCCATTGATGCCATCCTTCAGTATGGAACGTCAAATAGTTCCTGTTCAGTCTTGAGTGGTCGCATCGATTTACATCGGCAATTGGAACAGGAAATTTCTGAGTTTAAGCATCTGCCTCACACTCAGTTGTTCATTAATGCGTGGATGGCGATGCAGGCTTTGATGGATGCCTTTTGTCACTTAGCCATTCCCGTGCCGGGATTTCAGAATACTCGCGAGACATTGATTCTCACAGATGTTCTTAATCACGGCTGTATTGTCTCAGCGGTTGCCAATGCGGGTACCCGTTCGGGAAAATTGTTCGGTCATAGTCCCCGTGTGCGTGTGCGAGCATATCGTCACTGTGATGTGGAGGATTTAGCTCGCAAGCTGCGCCGTTATGCCCGTCCTGACGAGCGGATTATGGTGATTTCCGATGCCGTGTTCTCGATGGATGGCGATATTGCCCCCTTGCCCGACATGCTCGATGTGATGCAACATTACGACGGCAGTGTTCTGGTGATGGATGAGGCTCATGCCAGTGGTGCGATTGGTGCCACCGGTCGAGGGATTTACGAACATTTTGGGATTTTGCCACAAAACGCGATCGAGCGGGGGATTGTACCCCTGATTATGAGTACGTTCTCCAAGTTTGCGGCTTCTGCGGGTGCGGCAATTAGTAGCCATGTGGCGGAACTAATTCCCTTGTTGAATGTTTCTCCCACTTCCATTGGGACGATTTCTTTGTCACCCCCCCTCGCGGCGGCGGCGTTGGAGAGCATTCGCCAGGTTCGTCAGCATCCAGAACGGGTGAAGAATCTTCAGGAGAATACGCATTATTTGCGATCGAGCCTAATAGAACAGGGTTTTACTGCCATTGGCGAAACCAATGTGGTACCTGTGCTTCTCCCACCCGAACTCAATCCAAAAGTTTTTGGTCGGCTGATGCTTGAGAAGCACGGGATTTGGGTTTCACCCATCTGGTTCATTGCCAAACCCCGTCTTCGCATTACCGTTAATGCCCTCCATACCCAAGAGGAAATGGATCGATTGGTTGCGGCGATGGTGGCAACGCGGGACTTGTTGTATCAACCCATGATTAGTGCGTAA